The Pseudomonadota bacterium genome segment CGCGCCCGGCGTGACACCCGAGGCCACGCCCGAGGCCATACCCGAGGTCGTACCCGGCAGCGCGCTGGGCAGCGTGCTGGGCAGCGTGCTCGCTGGGCTAGCGCTGGCGGCAGCGTTCGCCAGGGAGGAGGCGCCCGGCAGCGGCGAGCCCAGCTCGGCCGCCTCGCCCGAGCCCCGCAGGCTGCCCGCGGTCGTCCCCAGCTCGTCACTCCAGGCGCCACCGGCGGCGGGCTCACCGGGCGGCCGGAGGGCCGGCGTCAGGTCTGCGCCCGCAGGCCAACCGTCGAGCTCGTCACCCTCGGGCGTGACCGCCGGCGCGGCGTCCTCCGGCATGTGGTCGCGGGGCGCCGCGAAGCCCTGATCGGTCGCGAGCGCGTCGCGCGTCGAGGTGAAGGGCCGGTCGACGCTGGAGGCCGGCAGCGGCGTCGAGCCGGGATCGAGGGTCAGCGGGTGGCCGCCCCCGGGCCGCCACCCCAGCCCGCCGCCATCCGGTGGAAGGGCCGCGCTCGGCGGACCCCCAAGAACCTCGGCGGGCGGCGCCAGGACCTCGGCAGGCGGGGCAGCCGAGAGCCCCGCGAGGGGTGCCGCGGACGGTGCCGCCAAGGGCGCGCTCAGCGGGGCTGCCGCGGCGCCGACGCTCCCCGCCTGCGCCCCGCGCAGGGCGGGCGCGGCCAAGGCCACCGCGCCGACGCCGACGACCCCGGCGGCCGCCGCTGCGGCGATCGGTCCGAAGGAGCGCCGCGCACCGACCTCAGCGAGCTCCTCCAGCAGCGTGGACGAGGGAGCGCCCGCGGCGCCGCGCAGCGGGGCGAAGGCGCCCGGGTCGAGATCGGACGCCGAGAGCTCCTCGGTGCGCGCGGCGTCGAGCGCGCTTGGCGGGGGGCGCCCGGTCCCAAACGACCCCTGCAGCACCTGCCCCAGCATGGGGCTCGCCACCTCCGGTGCCGCTGCACCCTCACCGAGCGGCAGGCGCTGAACCACCCGCAGCTCGTCCGGCGCCGCCATGGCTACGAGGACCACGTCCCGCTCGGCGAGCAGCGCCGCGCCGAGGGGCAGCGCCGCGCCGGCGCCCGCCGGCATGGCCGTCCCGGCGAAACCCGCGACGTCGTACACGCGCGCGGGCTCGCGCCAGCAGACCTTCGACGCCTCCGGAACGGCAGCGAGGGTCCAGGCGCGGGCCTCGCCCCGCGCGTCCGCCGAGAGCAGCCGCCCCGTGGGCAAGGGCGTCCCAAGGCCGCCCCCGGCAATCCAGGCCAGGCCACTCGGGCGCTCCCGATGGCGGCTGGGCTCCGGCCACCCGACCCGCGGCGCGGCGCCGTCGATCGCCTGAGCGTAGACCATCCCGTCGGCGCCGAGCGCCGCCACGACCGAGCCTCGCGCCGCAAAGGCCAGCGAGTGCACCGGCGCGGGCACGGTCCATACCGCCTGCACGGCGCCACCGGTGGCGTGAGCGAGCGGCAGGAGCCGGACCAGGCCGTCGCGGCCAGCCACCGCCACCAGGGCACCACCGCCGTCGATTGCGGCCGCCGACAGCGGCGCCCGCCCGACCCAGCGTTCGGCCACCAGTTCGAGCGCGGGTGCGCCCGAGGCGAAGCTCATCGCGTAGATGCGCAGCGCGCCGTCATCCCCGGCCGATACCAGGCGCGTGCCCGTGGCGTCGGCGGCCAGCGCCCGGACCGGCCCTTCGTGGACCTGCAGGTGCGTGCGCGGCTCCCAGGCGGCTGGCGCGGGCTCCCAGCCCAGGACGGCGCCGCCCCGCGTGCCCGCCACTAGAAGATCGTCGCCGAGGAGGGCCAGCGCGCTGATCGGTTCCGGGCAGATCCAGCGGGCCACGGCGAGGCCCTGGGGCAGCTCGAAGACCTCGACGAGCGAGCCGGCCGGCGCGGAGGGGGACGCGCCAGCCGTCGGCCGACTGACCGCAACCCAGCGACCCGATCCCGAGATTGCAAGCAAATGCGACCGTCCGCTCGGGTCGGCCGCGCTTCTGCCCAGGACGCTCGCCATGCTCTCCGTCGCCTGCCCGGTAAAAGCCCCGGTAAAACTCGTTGAAGCAAACCCTCAAAACGAAAGCGCAAGAGCGAGGCCGCCGGCGTCCGATCGAGGCCCGCCGCGCGCCGCGCGCACGACCGAGACCACCACCGCCCGCGCGGCCCGCGGGATCACCAGAGTAGCACCATCACTCAGCCTGGGAAGGCCAGCCCCCCGATCGAGTGGGTAATCGCTCACGAGCGCGACCCAGCGAGCCCGTCACGCGGCGACGAACCCACCCCCTGTCGCGGCCGGGCATCGGCCTCAGGGCTGGCGTCGATGAGGGCGCAAGAGCGCGCGCGTCAACAGGACCAGGCCCGCGGCCAACAGGAGAACGAGCAGCACCACGAGCACGATGCGCCAGGGCAGCGGCACGCCGCGCGCTGGCACGCCCGCGGATGAGAGGGGGCCGGCGGCGGCCAGCACCGCGGATGAGCGCAGCCCGCCGGCAGCCAGGGTCAGGGGCGTGGCGCGCGCGCAATCATCCCAGCGAAAGGTCAGCACGAGCTGATCGTTGAGCTCGCGGGCGAGCTGCTCGAAGGCCGCGGTCAAGCCCCCGGCGCTCCGCACCCAGCGCAGCGTGCCCGCCGAGCGCTTGGCCAACTCCCCGAGGTTGAGCAGCGGGCCACGCGCGTCGAAGGGCGAGAAGGCGAGCGGGTGAATCGGCACGCCATGGCGACGGGCGCGCCGGCCGATGGCGCGAAAGGCCTCCCAATCGGGCTGGCGGTCGATCCCATCCGAGACCACCACGAGCACGCGACGCTGAGGTCGGGCGGCCGGCACGCCGGCGGCAGGGTCGGCTCCCGCGACGCTGTCGACGAGCGAGCGCAGCGCCAAAGCGAGCGTCTCCACCAGCGCCGGGTCGCTGGGTCGCTCGGCACTCGAGAGCGCCTCCACCGCCGACCTCGCGCGCTGCGGCGTCAGCCGACGGCCGAGGCGTCGGACCTCATCCGTATAACCGAGCAAGGTCAGCCGACTGCCGGCGGGCAAGGACTGAACCAGGCTCGCGGCACCCTCGCGCAGCGCGGGCATGGCCTCGTGGAAGGCGGCACCGAGCGCAACCACCAGCGCGAGCTGTAGCGGCTCGCCCGTCGCCGCGAAGGTCGTCGCACCCTGTGGACGAGCGGCGACCTGACGTGGGCCGGCCCAGAGCGTGTACTCCGAGGGTGAACGACTGCGCAGCTGACCCTCGAGCTCCAGCTCGCTGGCGTAGGCTATGAGCAGGTGCTCCCCCTCACAGCGACGGCTATCGATGCGCTCGAGGCGCAGCCGGGGGCGCGACGCCGACGCAGCGAGCGGAAGCGTCGTCACAGCCGCCAGCAGGCCCCAGAGCACAAGCGGGCCGCGCCGGCGCGAGCGCCCACGCGCGCAAGGGGTGGCGCGCGCGCTCACGTCAGGCTGGGGAGCCCGAAGCTCAGCTCCACCCTGCGCCCGCCCAGCACGTCGCTGCCGACCCTCAGCGCAATCCCCAACGCGGGTGCGTCCCCTGGACCGCTCGCGCCCAGGAGCTCGAGATCGACCCGCCAGCCATAGCCGGTGGCGCCGACGAGCCCCTCGAGGTAGCGCTGCAGGTCGGCGCGCAAGCCCTCGGCGCTCTGCCCGGCGCCGCGCCCCACGCGATAGCGGTCGAGCGCCTTGACGATTCGGCACACCAGGAGCTGATAGGGAAACGCCAACGCCGTGGCGCGCGCCGCCTGCTCGCTCTCGGGCCGAAAAAGCGTCGGCGCGCCAGGAAGAAACGCGCTGTCGCGGTTCGACCGCCCGCAAAGCGGGATGAAGCCCTCGCGCACGAGGTCCGTCGCCAGCGCCTCCGGGAGCCGCGCGGCGAGCGGCAGCTTGAAGGCCGGCTGCCCCGCCACCGCGACCTCGTGGACGGGAAGATCCTCGAGGCGCCGCGCCGGACCCACGATCTCCGTCGGCCAGCCGCCAGCGCCCTGGCTGCCGACGACCAGCGCCGCAACCGCCCACGCCGGATCGCCCCACAGCAGCTCGGCTGGCTGCGCCACGCCCTCACGATAGGGCAACGCGTCGGCGGCGAGCGGCTCATGGGGCGCGCGGAGCAGGAAGGGATTGAAGGCCACGCCGAGCCAACGCGCGCATTCCTTGCGCCGCAGGGCGTTCCACTTGGTATAGCCGACGCCCTCGAGCAAGGTCCCCGGGTAGCGCAAGGTGGCAGCGTCGCCCGCCGCTGCCAGCCCAAAAAAAGTGTGGCCGACCGAGGCCAAGAGCGGCACCTGCGCGGCTTCGGCGAGCTCGGCGGCCTGCTGCAGACGCTCGGCGCCCACCGCCGGGGCGTCGCGACCGGGGGCGGTGACGCCAAGGCCGGGTGCGACGATCAAGGCTGGGGCCACGCCGCCGGGGTCGGGCTCGAAGAGGGCCGCCTGGCGCTGCTCCAGCGCCGCCACCCAGTCGGCGGGCGCGGCATGCATGACCTCGAGCTGGATGCCGGCACGAAAGGGCGTCCGCTCGACCAGGAACCTGAGCCCACGCCAGCTCGCCTCGACCTCGGCATAGCGGGGATGATGGACGATCGCGTCGAGCTGATGGCCAAGGAGCGCGATCGCGCGCGCGCGCGCGGCGGCGAGGGCTGGGCGGGCGGGTGCGACCTCCGCGCTCGACGGGGGGCGGCGCGTCAGCTGCGCGACGACGCGATCGACCGCGGCAAGCGCGCGTTCTTCGGCCTCCGGCACGCGCACGAGCTGCAGGATGCGATCGACCGCCGGGTCCTGCGACGACGCGGACGACGGGGCCGACGCGGGCGCCTCCGCTGCAGCGGGGGGCGAGGGGGCGGGAGCCGCGGCAGGCGCCATGCCTGGCGCCGCGACGGGCGCGGCAGCCGGCGTGGCCGCAGCGCGCAAGAGCGCGCCGAGCCCGTCCAGATCGGCATGAGCCGTCGCGAGCGCGGCGAGGCGCTCGAAGGGGGCCTTGCCCTCGGCGAGGGCCTCAAGCTCCCGGGCGAGCGCAGCCAGGCGCCGCAGCGGCTCGACCGCCGCCACCACGCGCTGGGGCAGCAGGTCCTCGTAGGCTTCGAGGGTGAGCTGCACCTCGAGGCGGGACGGCTGGCCCCCGCAGAGGTTCGGCACCTCAAAGCGCAGCCGTGGCCGATGCAGACGGAGGAGCTCGGCGAGGTCCTCCGGCGTGCGCAGCACGTGCGGCGGTAGGACGGCGTCGCCGCTGCCGAGATCGGCGACGACGAGCACGCGCAGCGCCGGCCGCGCGTGGGTAGGAGGCTCGCCAGGTTGGAGGGCGACGCTCAAGAGAGGCGGCTCCGCGGTAGCGACGACCCGTCGCGACGGCCAGTCTAGCAGGCACCGCCCTGCGGCGACAGCGGCGACAGCGGTCGCGCTGGCGCGATCCTGCTGGCGCGGACGCTTAAAACGCCACCCTCGGGCG includes the following:
- a CDS encoding type VI secretion system contractile sheath large subunit produces the protein MSVALQPGEPPTHARPALRVLVVADLGSGDAVLPPHVLRTPEDLAELLRLHRPRLRFEVPNLCGGQPSRLEVQLTLEAYEDLLPQRVVAAVEPLRRLAALARELEALAEGKAPFERLAALATAHADLDGLGALLRAAATPAAAPVAAPGMAPAAAPAPSPPAAAEAPASAPSSASSQDPAVDRILQLVRVPEAEERALAAVDRVVAQLTRRPPSSAEVAPARPALAAARARAIALLGHQLDAIVHHPRYAEVEASWRGLRFLVERTPFRAGIQLEVMHAAPADWVAALEQRQAALFEPDPGGVAPALIVAPGLGVTAPGRDAPAVGAERLQQAAELAEAAQVPLLASVGHTFFGLAAAGDAATLRYPGTLLEGVGYTKWNALRRKECARWLGVAFNPFLLRAPHEPLAADALPYREGVAQPAELLWGDPAWAVAALVVGSQGAGGWPTEIVGPARRLEDLPVHEVAVAGQPAFKLPLAARLPEALATDLVREGFIPLCGRSNRDSAFLPGAPTLFRPESEQAARATALAFPYQLLVCRIVKALDRYRVGRGAGQSAEGLRADLQRYLEGLVGATGYGWRVDLELLGASGPGDAPALGIALRVGSDVLGGRRVELSFGLPSLT